Below is a window of Gemmatimonadales bacterium DNA.
ATAAACGATTTACGCTGGCGGAGCTGCGGACTTGACAGGGCCGCCATTCACTCGTACCTTCCGCGCTTCGATTAGCACTCGCATGCCGTGAGTGCTAACAAGCACCAAGTCATGCTATTCGCAACAGGAGGTTCTACAGGTTATGGCAACCGCCACAAGGTCCAAGGTGAAGGTCCATCCGCTGGCAGACCGTGTAGCCATCCGGCCGCTCGAGGAGACGGAAACGATGCGCGGGGGGCTCTACATCCCCGACACCGCCAAAGAGAAGCCGCAGCAGGGCGAGATCGTCGCGGCAGGGCCCGGCAGGTACGAGAAGGGCGAGAGGATCCCGCTCGAGGTCAAGGTCGGCGACCGGGTGCTGTACGGGAAGTACAGCGGCACCGAAGTCACGATCGACGACGAGAACATTCTCATCATCAAGGAGTCGGACGTCCTCGCCAAGATGGGCTGAGGGGTCCGCACCGGAGGATAACAGACATGGCAGCCAAGGAACTCACGTTTAGCGTAGACGCCCGCTCAAAGCTCAAGAGGGGCGTCGACCAGTTGGCCGAAGCGGTGAAGATCACCCTCGGCCCCAAGGGCAGGAACGTCGTTCTCGACAAGAAGTTCGGGAACCCGACGGTCACCAAGGACGGC
It encodes the following:
- a CDS encoding co-chaperone GroES, which encodes MKVHPLADRVAIRPLEETETMRGGLYIPDTAKEKPQQGEIVAAGPGRYEKGERIPLEVKVGDRVLYGKYSGTEVTIDDENILIIKESDVLAKMG